In Anthonomus grandis grandis chromosome 5, icAntGran1.3, whole genome shotgun sequence, the following are encoded in one genomic region:
- the LOC126735999 gene encoding uncharacterized protein LOC126735999 isoform X1: protein MLQCFTWLSGIKINMACLGDCLDLSPPPDGILFMPPPPAPLFMFPDLVINSNSTNCVTTQTCEAAVEFLNNKGSFRNMDRIEYNDMPRKETEAKWNVSGIGDTWLLALVASTIGVLILGALLAMFLLKCREMHLINSSEHCSLHTRDLRPIKNIESRDCNSLSNGNSKLIHPVNASFYTPTPSLQDNRMVWAAITPRGTEHFVSENYSRNLMAYEPPENHYESIEPRPHNIENNVAFYGGYHKGIFKPSNGKQLILNAFLSEYDYDDPTPLIESYQMNDIEYVGDHQYQTIGNTDMRCASLRFNQYPIKPQYPTIMKPKVSQPTRIEHPNLPPLNLNPNQRSANNTLKKNNTGYRTMDPGRHSKYGL from the exons ATGTTACAATGTTTTACATGGCTTAGCGGGATTAAg ataaatatGGCTTGCCTTGGTGATTGCCTTGACCTATCACCACCACCAGACGGAATTTTGTTCATGCCTCCTCCCCCAGCACCACTCTTTATGTTTCCTGATCTCGTGATCAATTCAAATTCTACAAATTGTGTTACTACTCAAACGTGCGAGGCTGCAgtcgaatttttaaataataagggaAGTTTTAGAAATATGGACCGGATTGAGTATAATGATATGCCTCGTAAAG AAACTGAGGCAAAATGGAACGTTTCTGGAATAGGCGATACGTGGCTTTTAGCTTTAGTCGCTTCTACTATTGGAGTTTTAATCCTCGGAGCGCTTTTGGCGATGTTTTTGCTAAAATGTAGAGA AATGCATTTGATCAATAGCTCAGAGCATTGCTCCCTGCATACTAGGGACCTGCGTCCTATAAAGAATATTGAGTCAAGGGATTGCAACTCGCTTTCTAATGGAAATAGCAAACTTATTCACCCCGTTAATGCCAGCTTTTACACTCCAACCCCAAGTCTCCAAGATAACCGGATGGTTTGGGCGGCAATTACTCCCAGAGGCACAGAGCATTTTGTTTCCGAAAACTATTCTAG GAACCTTATGGCTTACGAGCCGCCTGAAAACCATTACGAGAGCATTGAACCAAGACCGCATAATATCGAAAATAATGTGGCTTTTTACGGAGGATATcataaaggtatttttaaacCTTCTAACGGtaaacaattgattttaaaCGCATTTTTGTCAGAGTATGACTACGATGACCCGACCCCTTTGATCGAGAGCTATCAGATGAACGATATTGAATATGTTGGCGATCATCAGTATCAAACCattg GTAATACGGACATGAGATGTGCCAGCCTGAGGTTTAACCAATATCCAATAAAACCGCAATACCCGACCATCATGAAACCGAAAGTGTCTCAACCAACCAGAATCGAGCACCCCAACTTACCACCCCTAAATTTAAATCCTAACCAAAGAAGTGCTAATAACACTTTAAAGAAGAATAATACTGGTTACAGGACTATGGATCCTGGCAGGCACTCTAAATATGGCCTTTAA
- the LOC126735999 gene encoding uncharacterized protein LOC126735999 isoform X3, with protein sequence MLQCFTWLSGIKINMACLGDCLDLSPPPDGILFMPPPPAPLFMFPDLVINSNSTNCVTTQTCEAAVEFLNNKGSFRNMDRIEYNDMPRKETEAKWNVSGIGDTWLLALVASTIGVLILGALLAMFLLKCREMHLINSSEHCSLHTRDLRPIKNIESRDCNSLSNGNSKLIHPVNASFYTPTPSLQDNRMVWAAITPRGTEHFVSENYSRNLMAYEPPENHYESIEPRPHNIENNVAFYGGYHKEYDYDDPTPLIESYQMNDIEYVGDHQYQTIGNTDMRCASLRFNQYPIKPQYPTIMKPKVSQPTRIEHPNLPPLNLNPNQRSANNTLKKNNTGYRTMDPGRHSKYGL encoded by the exons ATGTTACAATGTTTTACATGGCTTAGCGGGATTAAg ataaatatGGCTTGCCTTGGTGATTGCCTTGACCTATCACCACCACCAGACGGAATTTTGTTCATGCCTCCTCCCCCAGCACCACTCTTTATGTTTCCTGATCTCGTGATCAATTCAAATTCTACAAATTGTGTTACTACTCAAACGTGCGAGGCTGCAgtcgaatttttaaataataagggaAGTTTTAGAAATATGGACCGGATTGAGTATAATGATATGCCTCGTAAAG AAACTGAGGCAAAATGGAACGTTTCTGGAATAGGCGATACGTGGCTTTTAGCTTTAGTCGCTTCTACTATTGGAGTTTTAATCCTCGGAGCGCTTTTGGCGATGTTTTTGCTAAAATGTAGAGA AATGCATTTGATCAATAGCTCAGAGCATTGCTCCCTGCATACTAGGGACCTGCGTCCTATAAAGAATATTGAGTCAAGGGATTGCAACTCGCTTTCTAATGGAAATAGCAAACTTATTCACCCCGTTAATGCCAGCTTTTACACTCCAACCCCAAGTCTCCAAGATAACCGGATGGTTTGGGCGGCAATTACTCCCAGAGGCACAGAGCATTTTGTTTCCGAAAACTATTCTAG GAACCTTATGGCTTACGAGCCGCCTGAAAACCATTACGAGAGCATTGAACCAAGACCGCATAATATCGAAAATAATGTGGCTTTTTACGGAGGATATcataaag AGTATGACTACGATGACCCGACCCCTTTGATCGAGAGCTATCAGATGAACGATATTGAATATGTTGGCGATCATCAGTATCAAACCattg GTAATACGGACATGAGATGTGCCAGCCTGAGGTTTAACCAATATCCAATAAAACCGCAATACCCGACCATCATGAAACCGAAAGTGTCTCAACCAACCAGAATCGAGCACCCCAACTTACCACCCCTAAATTTAAATCCTAACCAAAGAAGTGCTAATAACACTTTAAAGAAGAATAATACTGGTTACAGGACTATGGATCCTGGCAGGCACTCTAAATATGGCCTTTAA
- the LOC126735999 gene encoding uncharacterized protein LOC126735999 isoform X2 produces MACLGDCLDLSPPPDGILFMPPPPAPLFMFPDLVINSNSTNCVTTQTCEAAVEFLNNKGSFRNMDRIEYNDMPRKETEAKWNVSGIGDTWLLALVASTIGVLILGALLAMFLLKCREMHLINSSEHCSLHTRDLRPIKNIESRDCNSLSNGNSKLIHPVNASFYTPTPSLQDNRMVWAAITPRGTEHFVSENYSRNLMAYEPPENHYESIEPRPHNIENNVAFYGGYHKGIFKPSNGKQLILNAFLSEYDYDDPTPLIESYQMNDIEYVGDHQYQTIGNTDMRCASLRFNQYPIKPQYPTIMKPKVSQPTRIEHPNLPPLNLNPNQRSANNTLKKNNTGYRTMDPGRHSKYGL; encoded by the exons atGGCTTGCCTTGGTGATTGCCTTGACCTATCACCACCACCAGACGGAATTTTGTTCATGCCTCCTCCCCCAGCACCACTCTTTATGTTTCCTGATCTCGTGATCAATTCAAATTCTACAAATTGTGTTACTACTCAAACGTGCGAGGCTGCAgtcgaatttttaaataataagggaAGTTTTAGAAATATGGACCGGATTGAGTATAATGATATGCCTCGTAAAG AAACTGAGGCAAAATGGAACGTTTCTGGAATAGGCGATACGTGGCTTTTAGCTTTAGTCGCTTCTACTATTGGAGTTTTAATCCTCGGAGCGCTTTTGGCGATGTTTTTGCTAAAATGTAGAGA AATGCATTTGATCAATAGCTCAGAGCATTGCTCCCTGCATACTAGGGACCTGCGTCCTATAAAGAATATTGAGTCAAGGGATTGCAACTCGCTTTCTAATGGAAATAGCAAACTTATTCACCCCGTTAATGCCAGCTTTTACACTCCAACCCCAAGTCTCCAAGATAACCGGATGGTTTGGGCGGCAATTACTCCCAGAGGCACAGAGCATTTTGTTTCCGAAAACTATTCTAG GAACCTTATGGCTTACGAGCCGCCTGAAAACCATTACGAGAGCATTGAACCAAGACCGCATAATATCGAAAATAATGTGGCTTTTTACGGAGGATATcataaaggtatttttaaacCTTCTAACGGtaaacaattgattttaaaCGCATTTTTGTCAGAGTATGACTACGATGACCCGACCCCTTTGATCGAGAGCTATCAGATGAACGATATTGAATATGTTGGCGATCATCAGTATCAAACCattg GTAATACGGACATGAGATGTGCCAGCCTGAGGTTTAACCAATATCCAATAAAACCGCAATACCCGACCATCATGAAACCGAAAGTGTCTCAACCAACCAGAATCGAGCACCCCAACTTACCACCCCTAAATTTAAATCCTAACCAAAGAAGTGCTAATAACACTTTAAAGAAGAATAATACTGGTTACAGGACTATGGATCCTGGCAGGCACTCTAAATATGGCCTTTAA
- the LOC126736650 gene encoding uncharacterized protein LOC126736650 isoform X2: protein MMWIILLSALVSISLVSFLMLCICWKDKTPKNTITNSRRSLPDIPSEMAAGITWDANGDNSSEHYATLGQYQNQNKAASSNRPNVRTSISQHSSISQADDTFSPYERVKYDKIKSKLEHPYAQVQPANSRPAVNEENLASIEERVTLLRVDNIPSISANSSTPSRSRRSSAHSNEPADIPAATAVAGGIAASYELPYMTPPINFSGDSQDSSKGYTSISVREPLANIMAETNAVTNKQKRKLDVHYSTVSDDSDDVYTTIPDPNNPIYTSESETYARIPPLPITVEAEINIPPAERASDDREEVDALYEPPPQPVASSSDALKHVTSHSHTHSRQASSSSSANFGSPKPEKRQANSPLPPPPPDPVNTDFFSEKLQVKRNLDDLYAKVHKTKKDDVNDDGSEKSSLNGSTKGSIPIAVISEESADHNYETLKKNSTTNSDFGYEKIKGLDCEPGYASINGPPSLAASSDPGYEALNQVSMQAGPNYEELRRSLPEPSSAGYSVVNKKKKVASEPPEDPNYEQVPENPIDPNYAAVKSSGSESDPNYESVNRPDPNYETLREPHSGEKSNSLSRTDSGSVGYEKVKSTTSESSNSASRTTDSEPPYEQLRNEFDSDNVTGYEKVGSSGSSGNEVEPIQNEEFEVVLNIHDENAVVQV, encoded by the exons ATGATGTGGATCATTTTGCTTTCAGCTTTAGTCTCTATTTCTTTAGTGTCCTTTTTAATGTTGTGCATCTGTTGGAAGGACAAGACACCAAA AAACACCATAACTAACTCAAGACGAAGCCTTCCAGACATCCCTTCTGAAATGGCAGCTGGGATCACATGGGATGCCAATGGTGATAATTCTTCTGAACATTATGCTACTTTAGGACAATATCAAAACCAAA ATAAAGCCGCATCTTCCAACCGTCCAAACGTCAGAACAAGTATTTCTCAACATAGTTCCATAAGTCAGGCAGACGATACGTTTTCGCCATACGAACGAGttaagtatgataaaataaaatcgaaGCTCGAACATCCATATGCGCAGGTACAGCCTGCTAATTCAAGGCCTGCAGTTAATGAGGAAAATTTGGCCAGTATTGAGGAAAGAGTAACTTTGTTGAG AGTGGATAATATTCCAAGTATATCAGCAAATTCTTCGACACCATCACGTTCTCGCAGGTCTTCTGCACATAGTAATGAACCTGCAGATATCCCAGCAGCTACCGCGGTAGCTGGCGGCATAGCTGCTAGCTACGAGTTACCATATATGACCCCTCCTATAAACTTTAGTGGTGATTCTCAAGATTCTTCCA agGGGTATACCAGTATTAGTGTAAGAGAACCTTTGGCCAATATAATGGCCGAAACAAACGCAGTTACCAATAAGCAAAAGAGAAAATTAGACGTTCATTATTCCACAGTGTCAGATGATTCTG atgatgtaTATACTACAATCCCAGATCCTAATAATCCTATTTATACTAGTGAAAGTGAGACTTATGCTAGAATACCTCCTCTTCCTATTACAGTCGAGGCTGAAATTAATATACCTCCCGCTGAAAGGGCCAGTGATGATAG gGAGGAAGTTGACGCTTTATATGAACCACCTCCACAACCCGTAGCCTCAAGTTCTGATGCCTTAAAGCATGTTACGTCCCACTCTCATACACATTCTAGACAAG CATCATCTTCAAGCTCTGCCAACTTTGGCTCCCCGAAACCAGAAAAACGGCAAGCAAACTCACCATTACCGCCGCCTCCGCCCGACCCTGTTAACACTGACTTTTTCAGTGAAAAACTTCAAGTTAAACGAAATCTGGATGATCTTTATGCTAAAGTGCATAAAACTAAAAAGGACGATGTAAACGATGATGG GTCAGAAAAAAGCAGCTTAAACGGGTCAACAAAAGGTTCAATACCCATCGCCGTAATATCTGAAGAAAGCGCCGACCATAATTATGAAACATTGAAGAAGAATTCGACAACGAATAGTGATTTTggatatgaaaaaattaaag gattagATTGTGAACCGGGTTATGCCAGTATTAACGGGCCACCTAGTTTAGCTGCCTCTTCTGATCCTGGTTATGAGGCACTCAATCAGGTTTCGATGCAGGCTGGTCCTAATTACGAAGAACTGAGGCGTTCCCTGCCTGAACCGAGTAGTGCTGGATATTCTGtggtaaataagaaaaaaaag gtGGCTTCGGAACCGCCCGAAGATCCCAACTACGAACAGGTCCCGGAAAACCCAATCGATCCGAACTACGCAGCGGTAAAATCCAGCGGAAGCGAAAGCGATCCGAACTACGAATCCGTAAATCGGCCGGATCCGAACTACGAGACCCTGCGCGAACCACATTCGGGCGAAAAAAGTAACTCTTTGTCGCGAACAGATTCCGGTTCGGTCGGCTACGAAAAAGTCAAAAGTACTACGTCCGAGAGCTCAAATAGTGCGAGCAGGACTACGGATAGTGAGCCCCCTTACGAGCAACTGCGGAACGAATTTGACAGTGATAATGTGACCGGGTACGAGAAAGTGGGCAGTTCGGGTAGTTCCGGGAACGAAGTCGAACCCATCCAAAATGAAGAGTTTGAGGTGGTGTTAAATATACACGATGAGAATGCCGTGGTGCAAGTTTAG
- the LOC126736650 gene encoding uncharacterized protein LOC126736650 isoform X1, protein MMWIILLSALVSISLVSFLMLCICWKDKTPKNEWLGVDGMVTQKNPDENVNHLPSAAACMNGLSDGEAADKRNTITNSRRSLPDIPSEMAAGITWDANGDNSSEHYATLGQYQNQNKAASSNRPNVRTSISQHSSISQADDTFSPYERVKYDKIKSKLEHPYAQVQPANSRPAVNEENLASIEERVTLLRVDNIPSISANSSTPSRSRRSSAHSNEPADIPAATAVAGGIAASYELPYMTPPINFSGDSQDSSKGYTSISVREPLANIMAETNAVTNKQKRKLDVHYSTVSDDSDDVYTTIPDPNNPIYTSESETYARIPPLPITVEAEINIPPAERASDDREEVDALYEPPPQPVASSSDALKHVTSHSHTHSRQASSSSSANFGSPKPEKRQANSPLPPPPPDPVNTDFFSEKLQVKRNLDDLYAKVHKTKKDDVNDDGSEKSSLNGSTKGSIPIAVISEESADHNYETLKKNSTTNSDFGYEKIKGLDCEPGYASINGPPSLAASSDPGYEALNQVSMQAGPNYEELRRSLPEPSSAGYSVVNKKKKVASEPPEDPNYEQVPENPIDPNYAAVKSSGSESDPNYESVNRPDPNYETLREPHSGEKSNSLSRTDSGSVGYEKVKSTTSESSNSASRTTDSEPPYEQLRNEFDSDNVTGYEKVGSSGSSGNEVEPIQNEEFEVVLNIHDENAVVQV, encoded by the exons ATGATGTGGATCATTTTGCTTTCAGCTTTAGTCTCTATTTCTTTAGTGTCCTTTTTAATGTTGTGCATCTGTTGGAAGGACAAGACACCAAA AAATGAATGGCTTGGCGTAGATGGCATGGTAACACAAAAAAACCCTGATGAGAATGTCAATCATCTTCCTTCTGCAGCAGCTTGCATGAATGGATTGTCTGATGGAGAAGCTGCTGACAAAAG AAACACCATAACTAACTCAAGACGAAGCCTTCCAGACATCCCTTCTGAAATGGCAGCTGGGATCACATGGGATGCCAATGGTGATAATTCTTCTGAACATTATGCTACTTTAGGACAATATCAAAACCAAA ATAAAGCCGCATCTTCCAACCGTCCAAACGTCAGAACAAGTATTTCTCAACATAGTTCCATAAGTCAGGCAGACGATACGTTTTCGCCATACGAACGAGttaagtatgataaaataaaatcgaaGCTCGAACATCCATATGCGCAGGTACAGCCTGCTAATTCAAGGCCTGCAGTTAATGAGGAAAATTTGGCCAGTATTGAGGAAAGAGTAACTTTGTTGAG AGTGGATAATATTCCAAGTATATCAGCAAATTCTTCGACACCATCACGTTCTCGCAGGTCTTCTGCACATAGTAATGAACCTGCAGATATCCCAGCAGCTACCGCGGTAGCTGGCGGCATAGCTGCTAGCTACGAGTTACCATATATGACCCCTCCTATAAACTTTAGTGGTGATTCTCAAGATTCTTCCA agGGGTATACCAGTATTAGTGTAAGAGAACCTTTGGCCAATATAATGGCCGAAACAAACGCAGTTACCAATAAGCAAAAGAGAAAATTAGACGTTCATTATTCCACAGTGTCAGATGATTCTG atgatgtaTATACTACAATCCCAGATCCTAATAATCCTATTTATACTAGTGAAAGTGAGACTTATGCTAGAATACCTCCTCTTCCTATTACAGTCGAGGCTGAAATTAATATACCTCCCGCTGAAAGGGCCAGTGATGATAG gGAGGAAGTTGACGCTTTATATGAACCACCTCCACAACCCGTAGCCTCAAGTTCTGATGCCTTAAAGCATGTTACGTCCCACTCTCATACACATTCTAGACAAG CATCATCTTCAAGCTCTGCCAACTTTGGCTCCCCGAAACCAGAAAAACGGCAAGCAAACTCACCATTACCGCCGCCTCCGCCCGACCCTGTTAACACTGACTTTTTCAGTGAAAAACTTCAAGTTAAACGAAATCTGGATGATCTTTATGCTAAAGTGCATAAAACTAAAAAGGACGATGTAAACGATGATGG GTCAGAAAAAAGCAGCTTAAACGGGTCAACAAAAGGTTCAATACCCATCGCCGTAATATCTGAAGAAAGCGCCGACCATAATTATGAAACATTGAAGAAGAATTCGACAACGAATAGTGATTTTggatatgaaaaaattaaag gattagATTGTGAACCGGGTTATGCCAGTATTAACGGGCCACCTAGTTTAGCTGCCTCTTCTGATCCTGGTTATGAGGCACTCAATCAGGTTTCGATGCAGGCTGGTCCTAATTACGAAGAACTGAGGCGTTCCCTGCCTGAACCGAGTAGTGCTGGATATTCTGtggtaaataagaaaaaaaag gtGGCTTCGGAACCGCCCGAAGATCCCAACTACGAACAGGTCCCGGAAAACCCAATCGATCCGAACTACGCAGCGGTAAAATCCAGCGGAAGCGAAAGCGATCCGAACTACGAATCCGTAAATCGGCCGGATCCGAACTACGAGACCCTGCGCGAACCACATTCGGGCGAAAAAAGTAACTCTTTGTCGCGAACAGATTCCGGTTCGGTCGGCTACGAAAAAGTCAAAAGTACTACGTCCGAGAGCTCAAATAGTGCGAGCAGGACTACGGATAGTGAGCCCCCTTACGAGCAACTGCGGAACGAATTTGACAGTGATAATGTGACCGGGTACGAGAAAGTGGGCAGTTCGGGTAGTTCCGGGAACGAAGTCGAACCCATCCAAAATGAAGAGTTTGAGGTGGTGTTAAATATACACGATGAGAATGCCGTGGTGCAAGTTTAG
- the LOC126736725 gene encoding transmembrane emp24 domain-containing protein eca: protein MFNWVYFLVIYCIASTSALYFHIGETERKCFIEEIPDETSVVVNYKVQLYDPRTGGFMPSSPGIGMHVDIRDPDDKTILSRVYSSEGKISFTSHAPGEHVICMYSNSSAWFGGSQLRVHLDIQVGEHAINYGEVVQKEKLSELQLRVRQLLDQVEQITKEQNYQRFREDRFRQTSESTNSRVLWWSITQTAVLICMGAWQMRHLKKFFEAKKLV from the exons ATGTTTAACTGGGTGTATTTCTTAGTTATTTATTGCATAGCCAGCACTTCTGCATTGTACTTTCACATAGGTGAAACAGAAAGAAAATGCTTCATAGAAGAAATTCCTGATGAAACTAGTGTGGTTG TAAACTACAAAGTCCAACTCTATGATCCCAGAACAGGAGGTTTCATGCCCTCATCCCCTGGTATAGGAATGCACGTAGACATTCGAGACCCTGATGACAAAACCATCCTGTCTAGAGTCTACTCTTCTGAAGGAAAGATCTCTTTTACCTCTCATGCTCCAGGAGAACATGTTATCTGCATGTATTCAAACAGTTCTGCCTGGTTTGGTGGCTCACAATTAAGGGTCCATTTAGACATACAAGTTGGAGAACACGCCATCAACTATGGAGAAGTGgttcaaaaagaaaaactatcAGAGTTACAGCTTAGAGTGAGGCAACTATTAGATCAAGTTGAGCAAATAACAAAGGAGCAGAACTATCAAAGG TTCAGAGAAGACAGATTTCGTCAAACAAGTGAAAGCACAAACTCGAGGGTTTTATGGTGGTCCATCACCCAAACCGCTGTACTGATCTGTATGGGAGCGTGGCAGATGAGACATCTGAAGAAGTTCTTTGAAGCAAAGAAATTAGTATAA